The sequence below is a genomic window from Phycisphaerae bacterium.
GCTCATACACCTATTTGCCGCTCGGATACCGGTGCCTTCGCAAGATCGAGGAGATCATTCGCGAGGAGATGAACGCCGCCGGGGCGATCGAGCTGCACATGCCCGCCTTGCAACCGTTGTCTTTATGGGAGGAGACCGGCCGTGCCGAGGCCATGGGCGAGGTCCTGATGCGGATCAAGGGCAGCGGTTGGCAGACCGG
It includes:
- a CDS encoding proline--tRNA ligase, whose product is MLWSQYFIPTVKESPADAVAASHVLAIRAGLVRQVAAGSYTYLPLGYRCLRKIEEIIREEMNAAGAIELHMPALQPLSLWEETGRAEAMGEVLMRIKGSGWQTG